The genomic DNA agccacccaggcgcccctatgtaacagttttataaaatacaacttttgggggcacctgggtggttcaggcagttaagtgtccgactttggctcaagtcatgatcccaccgtttgtgagttcgagccccgcgtcgggctctgtgctgacagctcagagcctggagcctgcttgggattctatgtctccctctctgtccctcccccactcgtgctccgtctctctgtctcaaaaataaataaacattaaaaaataataataaaataaaataaaataaaataaaataaaataaaataaaataaaataaaacttgtttcttttccAACACATAAATTCAGTGAGAAGAGAGGTGTTTGTGCAGATCTGGACTCCGGGCTTCGTGGCAGCAGGTTCGTCTCCTGGCTGTGGGTCCACCGTCGTCTGGACAGGACACCTCGTCTGGATGGAAGTGACCGGAGAAAACACAGCTTCACACAGAAGCGGGAAAAGGCACGTCCATCACCTCCTCGAAGAACGTGGACTTGGtcctttggtttgtttatttatttatttatttatttatttatttatttatttatttatttatttatttttgagagaaagagagagagggagacacagatccgaaggtgactcaggctccgagctgtcagcacagagcccgatgcgggacttgaacccacaaaccgtgagatcatgacctgagccaaagtcacacgctcagctgactgagccacccaggggcccacatttcttatgtttgtttgtttgtttgtttgtttgtttgtttgtttgtttttggacttGGTCCTTTGGGAAGGGAGCCACCCCCAGCCCGTGGCAGGTGAACCCACAGCAGCTGACTCTCCCCGTGGGTCACAGCAAAGCCCCCGCCCCCGGTCCATCCTGCTCTGTGATTTCCGCGCGGCCCGCACTGTCCCCAGGGCCCCGCAGACCGTCCCCCTGCAGATGTCCCAGCAGGGCCCCTCGCGCTCCCTCCTCCACCGCGTGGCCCGGCCCTGAGGTCGGGAAGCCGCCTCGCTGACGTGGCTCCGAACCCCTAACCTGAAAGCTCAGATTTCCCGCGGCAACGACGACGGTCCTGTCCGCTGTTTTCCTTGAAGCCACGGGGTCCCTCGTTCGTCCTGGGAGAAGGGCCGCCAGGGTCCAGGTCTGAGACCCACCGCACAGCAGCCAGCGCTTCTTCCGAGGGGCCGGTTGTGCTCACACCGCGGCCGCCAGACAGGGCTTCCTGGGGCCGGGCCGTCCTCACCTCGGGGCCAAGACTAGAGGAAGTGAGATGAGGGACGCTCCCCGCCGGGCCCCCCGGCAGCGTGTGGTGGGGACGGGGGAACCTTGCAAAGGAGCCCCCGGCTTCCCCCAGGCGGCTCCCGTACCACCCGTGCCAGCGCGAGCCCAGTGAAACGGGCCAATCACTGGCGGTCTCGTCCTGAAGAGTCCGGTGCTCACGGCCCCCCCACCAAGGGCCCTGGGGGTCCCAAGGGAATCGTGGGCCACGCCAGGGAGTGGCTGAGACAATTTCCCGTCTGAGAGTGTTACTAGAATCACCCCACGAATATCGATGCCTGGGGAGGGGCCGCCAGCAGGAGCGGAACAAACACTAGCTCCCCTGCCCAGCGTCCCCTTTCAACCTAAAATGACAGTGGGCCCTTCTCCCTCAGTGGACCTTCACCCTCCTCCATCCAAGACGCCGCCAGGCCACGGGAAAGAGGAACCGTGGGCTCCCGGCCCCAGCTCAGGGCCAGGCAGCGGCCGCGGGGCCTCCGCCCGTGCCCTGCCTATGCTGGGTCCCGGTCCCCCTGCCTGGGCAGCGGTGGTCCCCCAGGCCTGTGCCCCGCTGCCGGGCAGGGTGGACTCTGTGTCTGCAGCCCCCGGGGCCAGGGCTCGGCCAGGCAAGGCCAGCAGCTCCTTCAAAGGGCAAACAAAGGTGCCAGTTCCTAGGAAAGGCCGACAGCTGGGGGCCAGGCTGGGAAGGAACCACCGGGGAGGGCCAGTTGTCTGCCCCGCGGCCCCACCCAGTTTATGACCAGGTCCTGTTGTGGGCTCACGCCCAGCACCGCCCTTCCTGTGCCCGCATCTTCCGGGAACCAGCCCTGGGATCTTGGGGCCGGGAGGCCCCCAAGGATCGGTTTGCTTCTCAGACGTGAAGGAGCCGGGCGGCCCCTCGTCCGGATCACAGAATCGAGCAGTGTCCTGGGAAGTACAGTCCCCGCTTGGCACGGCCTTGCCCTCGGGCCCAGGCGGGATGTGCCTGCGGACAGAGAGGGCTGGGGCTCAGGGCCTGCATGTCTGACACTCACACACTGTCGGGGGCACAGATGGGGCAAGGCTCAGAGGATTGGGGTCAGCTCAGAGGGGTCCGGCCTCGGGGGTGTTGGGTCAGGGGGCTTCAGGGAGAGAGGTTAGGCTGGGGTTACGGGTGAGGGTTCAGGGCTCAGGGCCGAGGGGTTTAGGCCGCGGCTTGGGGTGAGATTAGGGCAGAGGTGGGCTGGGTGAGGCATGAGGGAGGGGAGTTAGGGTGAGGAACCCGGGACCACACCAAGAGCACCGTGTCAGCTACCAGACAGGACCCTCCCCATCCCTGCATCTGTCCCCTGGGCAGGGGGACACTGGCCACACCTAGCCCACCGCAGCCTTCATTCAGCACCCAGGGGGtccctcctggccctgccccgGCCCGAGGTAGCCCCTAGAGGGACAGGCTGGGAGAGGAGCAAGGCTGCCTTCTGCTGGAGCCCACCCCCCAGCAACAGGTCAGGTCCCTAGAGGTCATTTCCTCCgggtccccaccccccagcaacaGGTCAGGTCATCAgggggaggaaggatgggggagagggcagggggaggaaggaggatgggggagagcgcagggggaggaggaggaggtgggcccaggtgtgcagggctggggctggaggttTCAGGGGTGTCTGCAGTCACAGGTCCTCACCGGCCTCTTCAGGGCCAGCCCGCTCTTTGCTCTGGGGCCTCCCACCCTCAGCAGGTGCTGCATACATTTGGTGCTCAATAAAAGCCCACCGTTGTTGATGGCAGAGGCCGGTTCCCGTGCCCCTGTGTGGACTGCCACTTCCTATCCCCATCTATGGCCTGTGGTCCGCGAGGTGTCTTGGGGGCAGGAGGGCCAGCTGCCAGGGGAGAGCAGCGGCCCATGGGGCAGAAGTCCCCACAGACACAGGCAGGGCCTTCAGCCGGGCTGCTGGGACAGCCGGCCAGCTAAGTCCCTGGCAGTGAGGGGGTCCACCCATGAGCAAACAGGCAGTGACTATGAAGGCCCCCAGCCCAGAAGGGGCTGCCTGGGCGGTGGGCGTGTGGCTGGCTAGGGGTCTGAGGACCTCAGGCCAGACACTGTCCTCAGCTGCCATCCCCGAACAGCACCAACCACAATGACCACCAAGGTGACTGGGCCTGAGGGGGCCAGCGGGGGCCAGGCTCCAGGTGCATGTGACCCTGGGTCACCCCCTTCCCTGATGTGGCTTGTCCCCACCTACAGGCGAGTTAGGAAACGGGCTGTTACCCCACCAGGGGCAGTGCTGGACAGGCCAAGCAGGTCTCCGGCCACCGGGACGCTTCCCAGACCAGACAGGGTTCCGCTGCCAGTGTTTCGAGGAGTGGGGGTGCAGGGGGTCCCGTCCTGAGAAGCCTTGTGGGGAAGGTGctctcccaggggctgggggtggccaGGGGGAGGCAGTCTCCGGGATCGGGGGTCTGGGGCCCACCGCATTGGCCTGACACGCCCACCAAGACCACTGACCTTGCCCTCAGCTCCAACAACACAGAGACTGAGCGCCGGGGCGCTTTTGGGGCGGCGGGCGACACCTCAGAATTCGGGGTCTGTGAGTAGTGACCTGGAGACGTCTGGCTGGGGAGGCGGAGACCAGCTCTGCCGCCACCCCCAGCCGAGCCCGCCCCCTGATGCCCCCGGACTTGCCAGCTGCCCAGTGACCATGCGGAGTCCCGGGCCAGGCCCCAGACCCCGCCTCAGGCCAAGAGGCAGGTCTGCGGGGTCCCAGCAGGCGCACACGGAGCCCCCGAGTTCTCTCTCATGGGGGGCAGCCGGTGCTTGTGGACATGTCCTAAGCATCGTGATCAGATCTGGGGGTGGGGACCACGGTCCCAGGGAGCCAGGGGCGGGGCAGCCACGGAAGGTGAAGGGAGGGGCGGGTCAAGGCAGCTGGATGCCTGTCAACTTCACAGAAAGATGGTGGGGAAGAACCCACCCGTGAGTCCTTGGTGAGCAGGGTCCCCCAGAGGCGGAAGCCAAGGTGACCTTCCCTTTGACCTTCAGGCaactgccccctcctcctgggcCAGGCCAGGCGACTGCAAATCATTGGGGTCCTTGTGGGCAGCAGGGGTGGAAAGCTGGTGTCGGAGCCTGGGGTCCTGAACGTTCACAGGAAAGAGGGACTCAGCACAGCCATGGAGAGCGTGGGGACCAGAGTCCCTCAGGTCAGGTGCAGCCAAGGGCCTCCTCCCCCGGAGCCGCACGCAGGCCCTgccaggccggggtgggggtccCGGGAGCTGGGTGCTCCCACCCTCCCAGTGCGCTGTGCTGCCTGCCCACCTGGGCCTGCTCTGGGAGCTGGGGGCCCCTACAGCCTCCTGTGCAGGGACCTCGCCCCTGGgactgtgtccccacccccacctgagCACAGCTAGctctggaagcttccagaagcagGTGTCACACCAGGATGATGTTCACCAGCAGGTGGCGCCTGGCTCCCGCACTCTGTCCTGGggggcgtgcgtgtgtgtgtgtgtgtgtgtgtgtgtgtgagaccaTGTGAGGGAGCAGGCGTGtgggaccacacacacacacgtgagcggTGAGCATGTGCACACCAGGGCCAGCATGTGGGCAAGGTGTGAGCCTGAGCGTGACAGTGAGTGTGGCCACGCccaccccaggtgccctgcagtCAGGGCCCCTGCCCCCTGGCGGTCAAGCAGATGAGCACCCTCACCGGCCCAGGAACCACGGTCTTTGTGCACAGTGGGCCCTGGGAGGCGTCCTGCACGGCTCTGGTCCCCTCGGGCCCAGGGGCCCCCGCCCCAGCTGGGACTGCAGGTCTGCAGCCGGCATGCAGGGCGGGCCTCTCCCCTTTCTGTGCCTGGTCCGAACCTGGGACAGCGGCCATCGCTCCCTGTGCTCCCACAGCACGGCCGGGAAGCAACGGTCACTTGCACCACAGGGACCCCTTTGCTCTAAGAGTCACACTCAGTGGGGACTCTGTCCCCAGCTGGTCAGCCGTCCCCTGCTCTGTCATGGccctccctgcctggccctgccctACGGCGGGCTGCCCACCTCTGACCACGTGGGAGCTCGGCCCAGTGAGTGAGTGCCTGAGGAAATCCCTGAGATTCGGCCTGCCACGCACAAAAGGCCAGTCTGTGTCCCGCATCAAGAGGGGGGCCCTGGCCCCACCCAGAGGCCCTCAGAGGACCATCGGGGCCCTCTGTGACCCAAATACTTGGGCCCCACCTGGTCTGGGCCCCTCCCAGGGAAGCCAGGGGCCGGGAGAGGACCGAAGGCCCCCAGAGACAGGGGACATGTGACCACTAAGACCTAAGGCCTGTGAGGCTTGGGAAGTGGCCAGAATTACCACTTAGctctgggggtgggaagagatgGGACCCTGCCTGCACAGGTCCACACAGCCCCTGGCCCCACCCAGCAAAGAGCTGAGACCAGACCAAAAGACCAGAGcctgtgccccctgcccctggaAAGGGGCCCGTCTCCCCCGGGTGTGGCCTCAGCCGTGTGCACAGGCCAGGGGTAGACAGAGAGCTTCCGATGTccccattttcccaaagaaagagTGCAGGTGGCCACCCCCCAGGAGGTGCCAGGGCTCCACAAAGCCAGAATGCCAGAGCTGGACCTGGGACCAGGGTCTGTGACGCAGCACCGgctggagcaggggcagggcatgGACCTGTGGCCACGTGCACGGTTCTCGAGGAAGCGGATGTGGCCTTTGACCAGCAGATTACAGAGCTGGCCAGCTGGGAAAGTCAACAAAAGCTCTCAAGGAGCAGCTCGCAGGGAACTGCCGGCCCATCAACCCTGCATGGGGTCAGCAGGGTTGGGctcacttgggggggggggggcagactcCAGCCACAGACCCTCGGGGagcagagcccggcacagggcagTGAGCACAGACTGCTGTCGTGAAGGGGTCATCACGGCCCTGTCCTGTAGACTGTGAGTGCCCCAGTGAGGCCGTGGGCCCGGGCGTGCCCCATTCATTTGGGTGAGACCCAGGAGGAGACTCATACCCTGGGGGGGTCCCGTGGGAGGACCGCTTGTGTGCAGCAGGCTCAGACGCCTGAGGGACAGAGGTCTGGCACAGGGGCACCCACGGCCCAGACCCCTCTGGGGCCAGGCAGGGTCCAGGGAAAGGGCTTCTCCTTCTGCAACAGCAGCCCGCAGTGCAGGACGAGGACAGAGGCCTCGGGAAGACCGGCCTGTCCCACGCACCTCCCGAAAGATGAGAAGGATGCACCATGTAGCCCCCGAAACAGTGTCTCCAAAGGGCAGAGGGATCCCTGCACTGCGGCCCCGAGACAAGACCCCGGACGTGGAAGTGTACAATTGGCGTTGAACCGTGTCTCCCAAATTCCTGGGCTGAAGTCAGCACCCCCACGACCTCGCAAGGGGACCTGATTTGGAAACGGGGTCCTTGCGGGTGTTGtgagttaagatgaggtcattagaggTTGTCAGGACTATGCCCCAACGAAAAGAGGGAAACTCTGAGTCACAGGGAATGGCCACtcga from Panthera tigris isolate Pti1 chromosome D1, P.tigris_Pti1_mat1.1, whole genome shotgun sequence includes the following:
- the LOC122231521 gene encoding uncharacterized protein LOC122231521; its protein translation is MRDSPTARVTARLRETPPGVPRSLRRAAPTPVPVCVVPLWTYDLGFPDTVPVPEERLQPLRHIPPGPEGKAVPSGDCTSQDTARFCDPDEGPPGSFTSEKQTDPWGPPGPKIPGLVPGRCGHRKGGAGRTGTFVCPLKELLALPGRALAPGAADTESTLPGSGAQAWGTTAAQCLFRSCWRPLPRHRYSWGDSSNTLRREIVSATPWRGPRFPWDPQGPWWGGREHRTLQDETASDWPVSLGSRWHGWYGSRLGEAGGSFARFPRPHHTLPGGPAGSVPHLTSSSLGPEVRTARPQEALSGGRGVSTTGPSEEALAAVRWVSDLDPGGPSPRTNEGPRGFKENSGQDRRRCRGKSELSDEVSCPDDGGPTARRRTCCHEARSPDLHKHLSSH